CCGAAACTGCGATGCAGTGGGCATACACCTGTACACCCGCGAAGAACGGCCCCTGGAGCAGGAGCTGCTGCCGCTGATAGATACCGTACGGCACTGCCTGCAGGAGCTGGGGATGGGCAGCTACCCAATATGGGACACAGAAACAGGCTATGGAAATGCCGAGACGGCAAACCAGAGCAAGGTGCTGTATTATCGGGGCGACTCGGCCCAGGCCTGTGTGGCCCGGGCGCACCTGCTACGCTGGATGTGGGGTATACAGCGCTACTACTGGTATATGTGGGATAACCTGGGCTGGGTGGGCCTATACATGCTGCAGCCCGACTATGAGGCTCCTACGGCTGGCCAGCTGGCCTACCGCCGGCTGCGGCAGTGGCTGCTGGGGGCGCGGCTCATCCGCCACGAGCGGCAGGATGGGCGCTGGATGTGCGAGATAGAGAAAGACGGCCTGCGCAGCTACATCCTGTGGCACGAAAGCAAAGCCACCGAGTGGGCGGTGCCCGCGGCCTGGCGGGTGCACCAGCTGCACCACCTGGATGGTACCGCAGGCCCACTGCCTGCTGTACTCTCGGTAGGCCCTGTGCCGATACTACTTACCCCCTAGCGGGTTTTCCACCAGGCGTAGAGCCTAGGTGCGGCGGCTACGCCATGCGCTGTAGTGGTGATCCCCCTCCTCGGCCAGGGCGGGTACCGGCCAGGGGTTTCCGGCATCGTGCGCGGCCAGCAGGGCCGGGGCGGCACTGGCTGCCACGGCAGCCTCAGCAGCCGTGGGGGGCTCTGCCAGCAGCTCGGGCCGGTAGTACTGGCCCACAAAGCCGGTATCGAACTGGCCGCTGACAAAGGCCTCGTGCTGTAGCACAAAGCGGCAAAAATCCAGGGTGGTCTCCACCCCTACAATCTCGTATCGGCGGATGGCCTCGATCATTTTTGCAATGGCGGTGCCTCTATCCGCAGCGTGTACAATCAGCTTGCTCAGCATAGGGTCATAGTAGATGGGGATGTCCATCCCCTCGGCATAGCCATCGTCTACGCGTATGCCCGCCCCCTCGGGTGCCCGGTATACAGCCAGAGTGCCAATATCGGGCAGGAACTGATTGCGTGGGTCCTCGGCATACACCCGTACCTCAATGCTGTGGCCCTGTATATGCAGGTCTTCCTGCCCGAAGGGCAGCCGCTCGCCCCGGGCAATGCGTATCTGCCATTCCACCAGGTCCAGGCCTGTAATCATCTCCGTTACCGGGTGCTCTACCTGCAGGCGGGTGTTCATCTCCAGGAAATAGAATTTCCGGTCGGCATCTACCAGAAACTCTACCGTGCCGGCATTGGTATAGCTACAGGCCTTGCATACATTCACTGCGGCCTCGCCCATAGCCTTGCGCATCTCGGGAGTCAGGATGGCACTGGGTGCCTCTTCCACCACCTTCTGGTGGCGGCGCTGCACGCTACACTCTCGCTCAAAGAGGTACACCGTATTGCCCTGCTGGTCGGCCAGCACTTGTATCTCGATGTGGCGGGGGCCCAGGGCGTATTTTTCGATAAACACGGCACCGTCTCCAAAGGCGCTCTCGGCCTCGTGCACGGCCCCCTGCATCTGGGCCTCAAACTCGGCCTCGTTTTCTACAATGCGCATGCCCTTTCCGCCCCCGCCGGCACTGGCCTTTATAAGCACCGGGAAGCCAATTTCTCGGGCTATCTGCCGGGCAGCAGCCACATCGGTTATGGGCTCGGCCATGCCGGGCACCAGGGGCACCCCATAGGCCTGTACAGCCTGCTTGCTGGCTATTTTGCTGCCCATCAGCTGCATACTCTCTGCGCTAGGGCCTATAAAGGTGATGCCCGCCGCCTGGCAGGCAGTGCGAAAGGCTGCATTCTCGCTCAGGAAGCCGTAGCCGGGGTGCAGGGCATCGGCCCCTGTTTTTTTGCACAGGGCCAGGATGTCGTCCCCCCGCAGGTAGCTGTCTCGGCTGGGGGCTGGGCCTATGCAGTAGGCCTCGTCGGCATAGGCTACGTGCGGGCTGTGGGCATCGGCCTCGCTGTAGATGGCTACCGTTTGTATGCCCATGCGGCGGGCGGTCTTCATTACCCGCAGGGCTATCTCGCCGCGGTTGGCTACCAGTATCTTTTTCATGCACCACAAAGGTACGCAAAGCCCGATATGGGCGTGCACCCCCGCCCCTGCCAGGAATGCACGGACGGCGGCTCAGTGCCCGGGCAC
The DNA window shown above is from Bacteroidota bacterium and carries:
- a CDS encoding acetyl-CoA carboxylase biotin carboxylase subunit; this encodes MKKILVANRGEIALRVMKTARRMGIQTVAIYSEADAHSPHVAYADEAYCIGPAPSRDSYLRGDDILALCKKTGADALHPGYGFLSENAAFRTACQAAGITFIGPSAESMQLMGSKIASKQAVQAYGVPLVPGMAEPITDVAAARQIAREIGFPVLIKASAGGGGKGMRIVENEAEFEAQMQGAVHEAESAFGDGAVFIEKYALGPRHIEIQVLADQQGNTVYLFERECSVQRRHQKVVEEAPSAILTPEMRKAMGEAAVNVCKACSYTNAGTVEFLVDADRKFYFLEMNTRLQVEHPVTEMITGLDLVEWQIRIARGERLPFGQEDLHIQGHSIEVRVYAEDPRNQFLPDIGTLAVYRAPEGAGIRVDDGYAEGMDIPIYYDPMLSKLIVHAADRGTAIAKMIEAIRRYEIVGVETTLDFCRFVLQHEAFVSGQFDTGFVGQYYRPELLAEPPTAAEAAVAASAAPALLAAHDAGNPWPVPALAEEGDHHYSAWRSRRT